The proteins below come from a single Mya arenaria isolate MELC-2E11 chromosome 8, ASM2691426v1 genomic window:
- the LOC128244286 gene encoding centromere protein T-like produces MAELRQGGRSSPSDNAVPPPPIASTQNIGALSRLSPQPSTSRQSRITDFVQQTEGENTNITSTAAEITVKSPKKKVVRKPRQKSRYLIPTTTVKKHFNHFAGMRVAKDAIKEVMKVSETYWDNLCADLEAYARHAGRKRIQMADFELLFKRQGYVTEKTSLNSLIRRYLPWEEADKLIPVIGADSKIYPKL; encoded by the exons ATGGCGGAGCTACGACAAG GTGGACGCTCTTCCCCATCAGACAATGctgttcccccccccccaatagcCTCTACCCAGAACATCGGGGCTCTCTCCCGCCTCTCTCCCCAGCCATCAACATCTAGACAGAGTAGAATCACCGACTTTGTACAGCAG ACAGAAGgcgaaaatacaaacataaccTCCACTGCAGCTGAAATAACAGTAAAAAG CCCAAAGAAGAAGGTTGTGCGAAAACCTCGTCAGAAGTCTCGCTACCTGATACCAACGACAACAGTGAAGAAACATTTCAACCATTTTGCCGGCATGCGTGTGGCCAAGGACGCTATTAAGGAGGTCATGAAAGT GTCTGAGACGTACTGGGATAACTTGTGTGCGGACTTGGAGGCATACGCCAGACATGCTGGCAGGAAACGCATACAGATGGCCGACTTTGAACTGCTCTTTAAGAG GCAAGGCTATGTAACAGAGAAGACCAGTCTTAACTCCTTGATTCGTCGCTACCTCCCCTGGGAAGAAGCTGATAAACTAATACCAGTCATTGGCGCAGACAGCAAGATATACCCAAAACTGTAG